The genome window CGCGTGCAGGCGGACGAGGTGACATACAACCTGCACATCGCGCTGCGCGCCGAGCTGGAGCTGGCTCTGTTCCGAGACCAGCTGTCGGTTGCGGACCTTCCCGACGCCTTCGAAGCCGCGATGGAGAAGTACGTGGGCGTACGACCCGACAGTCACGCCGATGGCGTCTTACAAGACATGCACTGGGCCGCGGGAGGATTCGGCTACTTCCCCACCTACACGCTCGGAACGCTGTATGCCGCCGCGCTCTTTGACAAGGCGCGAAGCGACCTGGGTGATCTCGAGCAGGAGTTCCGCAACGGCGATACGTCGCGGCTGCTCGAGTGGTTGCGGGAGAAGATCTACAGCCGCGGCGGCTGCGGTTCCGGCACCGAGATCGCGCAGGACGCTATCGGTGCGCCGCTAAGCGCGGACCCCTTCCTCAACCACCTGAAGAACAAGTACGCGGAGATCTACGACATCTCCTTCTAGTCGTCTGTATAGGTCATCCTCGAGCCGCCGAGGTTGGTCTCTCTCGTCCGCTAGCGGTCACGGAACCAGCATCACGGGGATCGAGATCACGTCGCGCTCGGATCCATCCTCGGCCGAGTGGGTCAGCACCTCCAGGCGCCCTTCCTGGGGCGCTTCGACCTGGAAGTCCAGCTCATAGGTGAAGTCGCCCCAGCAACCGCTGCCGCAGGTGGCGGTGGTGAAATCCTTTACCAGCAGCTTTCCCTCGGCGCCCCGCAACCTGATCGAGACGTTCGCCTCGAAGACGTTCGCGAACCCTGACACGATCGCCCCGTCGGCGATCTCCTGTTCGGGGCGTGGCTCTTCCACCACGATCGCGGGGGCCCGCTCCTGGAAGTCCCGGCGCGTCAGCGGGTCGGAGTGGTCGAGCCGTTCACCGCCGATCGCTTCGAGCTGCTGTCCGTCGATCAAGATCCGGGCCGCGTCGATGCCTTCGAACTGCGTGGCGGTGTAGATCACCTGCGCGACGCGCAGCTGTCTCGCGAGACTGCCTCCACCCGAGGTGAAACCGGAGCTGAGGTCGACCGTCAACGTCCGTCCGTCGCGCCCTACGTGGAGCAGCTCGGTCTTGTGCGGAATCGCGGTGGTCGCGCCTACCTCTCGGTCCGGCCCGGTCGGGCCGCCCACGAGGATCGTCAGCCAGAACGCCGCCTTCTGCGCGATCGCATCGTCGTCCGCGAGATCCGCCGAGATGCGACCCCCGAGCGCGGTGGTTCCCCACGACAGGCGCCCGTCCATGACGAACCACAGTTCGGACTCCGACATCGGCACCTTGACCTGCTGCTTGGAGGCTGCAGTCGCCTCGGGCTGAGGTGAGGCCGGAGTGTCGACCGGAGACAGCGGGGCGGGATCGAGGTCGGGCGCAGGGCGCAAGGTCACGGCCGCGAACACCGCGATGACCACGAGCGCGACGGCACCGAGGGCGGCGGTGGCCCGCCGGGCGTAGAGCGACCAGTGGGCGCGTCGCACGAAGTCGTTCCAGTCTGCTTCGCCGGTAATCGTCGCCAGCCGCAGCAGGCGCGGCGACTCGACTCGATAGAAGTCCTTGAACGCTGCATCACGTTCTCTGGTCCGCATGTCACCTCACAGACCCTCCGAGGCGTCGAAAGGTTGCAGTCATGTGTCGGCGCCGCGCCGGGTGCCGGTGGTCAGTAGCAGACGCCGTCGAGGCCCTCCCAGAGCAGATTCAAGGTCCCGCTCTCGAGCGTCGCCGAACCCTGCGCGGGTGCGGTTCCGTCCAGCCTCCACTGCACGTCGAAGGCGGTGCCGTGGCCGCCGACGGCCCGGCGCGTCACGAAGACGAAAGACGACGTGCCGTGGAAGCGCACCGCCCCGGGACGCATCACGCCTTCTGGCTCGGTGCAGTCCTCGCACACCACAAGGGGGTCATCCATGACCACCCGAACGTCAACTGGGCTGGAGCCCTCTGCCAACTCGAGGCTCACCGTCGCGGTCGTCGAAGCGTCCTCCTGGCATCCTGTCCCCAACGACAGCTCCGGGATCGTGGTCCACTCCGAGCTCGATGTGGACACGGGCGTGTTGGTCCACCGGAACGTCTGGCTGTCGATCGCGCCACCTCCCCTGCCGGTGCGAGCGACCACCGCCGTCGCACCAATCACCAGCAGCAAGAGCGCACCCGCCACGATCAGCCACCTGCGCATAACCACTCCTCTCTTCCCTGCCCGTTCGGAACGTTGGACGAGGCATACACCAGTTCCGTTCCCGCCATCAGACCTCTAGCGGGCGCGCGTTCGGCCGCAGCACTACGTCGGCGAGCAAGAGCTCTCTCGCGGAGGATCGTGGGGCCGGCCAGCAGGCTCACTTCGGCGGAACGGCCGCGGGTAGGGGAACCGACGGCTGATGTCGAACTGATCATGACGAGGCAGTCGCTGCGGGGGGCTAGAGAGAAGTTGCGCGGGATCATGCTGAGGGTGCTGGTGACGGGAGCGATATGTGTCGCGGCGACCGCTGTGTCAGCCGTCATCGTCTCGGCCCCCGCTGAAGCCAAATCTCCACCCGACCGCGGCACCGCCTTCGAGCCGCGAGCGTTATCGAAGCCGCTTTATGGAACAAAGCCGCCGTCCAAAGACCCCAGCCGACAGCAGCATTACGTCGAAGCTCACGACGGGGTCGACCTGTACGTCGAAACCTGGCTGCCCGCAGCGAAGGATGGGAACAGACCGCCCGGCAGGGTCGCGACGATCCTGGTCATGACGCCCTACGTCGACGCGGGCGAAGAGGAGTACGCGTACGAGAGGCCTTTTCTCATCGACTACTTCACCGCGCGCGGTTACGCGGTCGCGCAGCACCACGTGCGCGGCTCGGGTGAGTCCGGCGGCTGCCTCGAGCAGACCGGGCCGAACCAGATAAAGGACGGGGCGCGCGTCGTGGAGTACCTCGGCCGCGATGCTCCGTGGTCGAACGGCAAGGTCGGGATGTACGGGATCTCCTACGACGCGGAGACGCAGATATCGACGGCGGGACTCGGCGACCCGGAACGCACGAAGTACCTCAAGGCGATCGTGCCGACCTCTTCGGTGGGAGGGCAATACGACTGGAACTTCTTCGACGGCGTCAACTGGTACACACAGCCTCTACTGGGGAACACGAGCTACCTCTTGGGCAGCGTGATGCCGGGTAACACCTTCGCTCCCCAACACACTCCCGAGAGGGTGGAGTGCCAGGGACACATCATGCGTGAGTCGCTGAACTTCACCGGCGACTACACCGAGTACTGGCGCGAGCGCGAGTACCGGCCCGGAGCGCCGAAGACGAAAGCGGCGACCTTGTACGTGCACGGATTGCGCGACTTCGGCGTTCAGCCGATCACGCTCGCCGGCTGGTTCAACCGACTTCCCGAGGACACCCCGCACAAGGGCGTCTTCGGCGTGTGGGGCCACGAGTTCCCCGACAGCCACGGCTTCATCGAGCCGGACTGGGAGCGAACGGATTGGTTCGACATGGTGGCGGCGTGGTTCGACCGCTATCTGAAGGGCCTTCCCACAGCGGTGGAGAAGTGGCCAGACGTCCAGGTGCAGGACAACCTGGGGCAGTGGCGGGCGGTGGAGGAATTCCCGACGAGCGGAGGACCGCCCGGGCAGCTGGCGCTGGGGCCGGGAGGCAAGCTCGGGGTGACGACACCGGAAGGATCGACCGGCTACCGCGAGCAGCTTCACATGGGACCCGCAGC of Actinomycetota bacterium contains these proteins:
- a CDS encoding GerMN domain-containing protein, with the protein product MRTRERDAAFKDFYRVESPRLLRLATITGEADWNDFVRRAHWSLYARRATAALGAVALVVIAVFAAVTLRPAPDLDPAPLSPVDTPASPQPEATAASKQQVKVPMSESELWFVMDGRLSWGTTALGGRISADLADDDAIAQKAAFWLTILVGGPTGPDREVGATTAIPHKTELLHVGRDGRTLTVDLSSGFTSGGGSLARQLRVAQVIYTATQFEGIDAARILIDGQQLEAIGGERLDHSDPLTRRDFQERAPAIVVEEPRPEQEIADGAIVSGFANVFEANVSIRLRGAEGKLLVKDFTTATCGSGCWGDFTYELDFQVEAPQEGRLEVLTHSAEDGSERDVISIPVMLVP
- a CDS encoding CocE/NonD family hydrolase: MTRQSLRGAREKLRGIMLRVLVTGAICVAATAVSAVIVSAPAEAKSPPDRGTAFEPRALSKPLYGTKPPSKDPSRQQHYVEAHDGVDLYVETWLPAAKDGNRPPGRVATILVMTPYVDAGEEEYAYERPFLIDYFTARGYAVAQHHVRGSGESGGCLEQTGPNQIKDGARVVEYLGRDAPWSNGKVGMYGISYDAETQISTAGLGDPERTKYLKAIVPTSSVGGQYDWNFFDGVNWYTQPLLGNTSYLLGSVMPGNTFAPQHTPERVECQGHIMRESLNFTGDYTEYWREREYRPGAPKTKAATLYVHGLRDFGVQPITLAGWFNRLPEDTPHKGVFGVWGHEFPDSHGFIEPDWERTDWFDMVAAWFDRYLKGLPTAVEKWPDVQVQDNLGQWRAVEEFPTSGGPPGQLALGPGGKLGVTTPEGSTGYREQLHMGPAAPGQQIVFETAPLNEPLHLSGQPILDLWVVLDRPDAHVTAALEVIGRDGEVMRHQRGDSPFNPLLAPDPPMATYGARSLQHLEPMQRGWFEQENAVAPPTDRPLQVNVRFLPTDLVVPSGARLRLTISGSVAYSSYIEQLFDRRTLPSGSATQVTVLHDCKHPSALRFLLPDPRDQLLNVREKDERKEPLTSRPLAAGRQDGAGLATKPVCGEQPAKVSLLRDGTEHGPSRETGAGPAAASGDR